In Paraburkholderia caribensis, a single window of DNA contains:
- a CDS encoding Rap1a/Tai family immunity protein, whose protein sequence is MLRVLICFGALAVPLTAAAFTGGDLNKLCTKTDVASRSACAAYIEGAADGVFNTIDAIGGTTGPRVGQYFCLPPEARSQQLTDAVRKYIADNPNVAGYNASTAVSLGLGKAFPCKSGN, encoded by the coding sequence ATGCTGCGGGTTTTGATTTGCTTCGGCGCGCTCGCTGTGCCGTTGACGGCTGCCGCGTTTACGGGGGGCGATCTCAACAAGCTGTGCACGAAGACCGACGTGGCGTCGCGTAGCGCGTGTGCGGCCTATATCGAAGGCGCTGCCGACGGTGTGTTCAACACGATCGACGCGATCGGCGGGACGACAGGTCCGCGCGTCGGCCAGTATTTCTGCCTGCCGCCCGAAGCGCGCTCGCAACAACTGACGGACGCGGTGCGCAAGTACATCGCCGACAACCCGAACGTGGCGGGCTACAACGCCAGCACGGCCGTCTCGCTGGGGCTCGGCAAGGCATTCCCCTGCAAGTCGGGCAACTGA
- a CDS encoding glycosyltransferase family 4 protein produces MRIAQIAPLTESVPPKLYGGTERVVSYITEALVDLGHDVTLFASGDSVTRAKLEPVWPRALRLDPGIRDRIAPHMLLMELVRRQAEDFDVLHFHMDYYSFSVFKRQDTPFVTTLHGRLDLPEQQPVFDTFNTAPVISISNSQRHPLPQARWLSTVYHGLPETLYTPQPVEQKYLAFLGRISPEKRVDTAIRIAGRCGIPIRIAAKVDAADAEYFEREIKPLLDLPYVEYIGEIADHQKAEFLSGAHALLFPIDWPEPFGLVMIEAMACGTPVIAFNRGSVPEVIDDGVSGFIVEDEIGAVAAVNRLHKLPRAGVRQRFEERFTSHRMAQQYVDAYQSVIRAQKRSRFKVIDGT; encoded by the coding sequence ATGAGAATTGCGCAGATCGCTCCCTTGACCGAATCCGTGCCGCCGAAGCTCTATGGCGGCACTGAGCGCGTCGTGTCGTACATCACCGAGGCGCTCGTCGACCTGGGCCATGACGTGACGCTCTTCGCCAGCGGGGATTCCGTTACGCGCGCGAAGCTCGAACCCGTGTGGCCGCGCGCGCTGCGGCTCGATCCCGGCATTCGCGACCGCATCGCGCCGCACATGCTGCTGATGGAGCTGGTCCGCCGTCAGGCCGAAGACTTCGACGTGCTCCATTTTCACATGGACTACTACTCGTTTTCGGTGTTCAAGCGGCAGGACACGCCGTTCGTCACGACCTTGCACGGGCGCCTCGACTTGCCCGAGCAGCAGCCGGTGTTCGACACGTTCAACACCGCGCCCGTCATCTCGATCTCGAACTCACAGCGTCATCCGCTGCCGCAGGCGCGCTGGCTCAGCACGGTCTATCACGGCCTGCCGGAAACGCTTTACACGCCACAGCCCGTCGAGCAGAAGTACCTCGCGTTTCTCGGCCGCATTTCGCCCGAAAAGCGCGTCGATACGGCGATCCGCATCGCGGGCCGCTGTGGCATTCCGATCCGCATCGCCGCCAAGGTCGATGCCGCCGACGCCGAGTACTTCGAGCGCGAGATCAAGCCGTTGCTGGATCTGCCGTATGTCGAGTACATCGGCGAGATCGCCGATCATCAGAAGGCCGAGTTTCTGTCCGGCGCGCATGCGCTGCTGTTTCCGATCGACTGGCCGGAGCCGTTCGGCCTGGTGATGATCGAAGCGATGGCGTGCGGCACGCCCGTCATCGCCTTCAATCGCGGCTCGGTGCCCGAGGTGATCGACGACGGCGTGTCCGGCTTCATCGTCGAGGACGAGATCGGCGCGGTGGCTGCCGTCAACCGTCTGCACAAGCTGCCGCGCGCGGGCGTGCGCCAACGCTTCGAAGAGCGCTTCACATCGCACCGGATGGCGCAGCAATACGTGGACGCGTACCAGTCGGTGATCCGCGCGCAGAAGCGTTCGCGCTTCAAGGTGATCGACGGCACCTGA
- the mltG gene encoding endolytic transglycosylase MltG — MSLLKKCLIACVVLAMLLAAATYGAYHWATTPVPLAAPQLDVTIKPHSSLRSVTAQLNRGGVPVEPELFVMMTRVLGLQSALKSGNYEFKQGITPYDVLQKIARGDVNEYVATIIEGWTFRHMRAELDANPALKHDTAGMSDADLLKAIGAPETPTGTGEGLFFPDTYLFDKDTSDLDVYRRAYRLMKLRIDEAWAARAPGLPYKTPYDALIMASIVEKETGKASDRPMVAGVFANRLRVGMPLQTDPTVIYGMGESYTGHLRKKDLQTDTPYNTYTRMGLPPSPIALPGVASLQAALNPAQTSALYFVSRGDGSSIFSDTLGDHNKAVDKYIRGQ, encoded by the coding sequence ATGTCCCTCCTGAAGAAATGCCTCATCGCCTGCGTCGTGCTCGCGATGCTGCTCGCCGCCGCGACGTACGGCGCATACCACTGGGCCACCACGCCTGTCCCGCTCGCCGCCCCGCAACTCGATGTCACGATCAAACCGCACAGCAGCTTGCGCAGCGTCACGGCGCAACTCAACCGTGGCGGCGTCCCCGTCGAGCCCGAACTGTTCGTGATGATGACGCGCGTGCTCGGGCTGCAGTCGGCGCTCAAGTCCGGCAACTACGAATTCAAGCAGGGCATCACGCCGTACGACGTGCTGCAGAAGATCGCGCGCGGCGACGTCAACGAGTACGTGGCGACGATCATCGAAGGCTGGACCTTCCGGCACATGCGCGCCGAACTGGATGCGAATCCGGCGCTCAAACACGATACGGCGGGCATGTCCGACGCGGATCTCCTGAAGGCGATCGGCGCGCCCGAAACGCCCACGGGCACGGGCGAAGGGCTGTTCTTCCCGGATACCTACCTGTTCGACAAGGACACCAGCGACCTCGACGTCTACCGCCGCGCATACCGGCTGATGAAGCTGCGCATCGACGAAGCGTGGGCGGCCCGGGCGCCGGGCCTGCCGTACAAGACGCCGTACGATGCGCTGATCATGGCGTCGATCGTCGAGAAGGAAACGGGCAAGGCATCCGACCGCCCGATGGTCGCCGGGGTGTTCGCGAACCGTCTGCGCGTCGGCATGCCGCTGCAGACCGATCCGACCGTGATCTACGGAATGGGCGAGAGCTACACGGGCCATTTGCGCAAGAAGGACCTGCAGACGGACACTCCTTACAATACCTATACGCGGATGGGCCTGCCGCCTTCGCCCATCGCGCTGCCGGGCGTTGCGTCGCTGCAGGCCGCGCTCAATCCGGCGCAGACCAGCGCGCTGTATTTCGTGTCGCGCGGCGACGGCAGCAGCATCTTTTCTGACACGCTCGGCGATCACAACAAGGCCGTCGACAAATACATTCGAGGTCAATGA
- a CDS encoding ankyrin repeat domain-containing protein: MKKYLTEGHHGAASIRSAGLRRTVAKLTLAAGVALATLGALPASAAPADTMIKAVKFDDVKEVKKQLANGMDPNMTDNQGIPLLVIAAREKSDKVVAALIDNPKTNIEILDKAGENAMMMAALNGDIDIVKQLIAKDAEVNKKGWAPLHYAAANGNDDIVKLLLDHDAYIDAGSPNGTTPLMMASRGGHVSTVKLLLDSGADLNVKNQLGLTALDFAKQYKEPDVVEGLTARLQQMQKQAPQAPQ; the protein is encoded by the coding sequence ATGAAAAAATATCTGACCGAGGGCCATCACGGCGCAGCTTCCATCCGCTCAGCCGGCCTGCGCCGCACGGTGGCGAAACTGACGCTGGCAGCGGGTGTCGCGCTCGCGACGCTCGGCGCACTGCCAGCGTCCGCCGCACCCGCCGACACGATGATCAAGGCCGTCAAGTTCGACGACGTGAAGGAAGTGAAGAAGCAGCTGGCGAACGGCATGGACCCGAACATGACCGACAACCAGGGCATTCCGCTGCTCGTGATCGCCGCGCGCGAAAAGTCGGACAAGGTGGTCGCCGCCCTCATCGACAATCCGAAGACCAACATCGAGATTCTCGACAAGGCAGGCGAAAACGCGATGATGATGGCCGCGCTGAACGGCGACATCGACATCGTGAAGCAGCTGATCGCCAAAGATGCCGAAGTCAACAAGAAGGGCTGGGCGCCGTTGCACTACGCGGCGGCGAACGGCAACGACGACATCGTCAAGCTGCTGCTCGATCATGACGCGTACATCGACGCCGGTTCGCCGAACGGCACCACGCCGTTGATGATGGCGTCGCGCGGCGGCCATGTGTCGACCGTGAAGCTGCTGCTCGACAGCGGCGCCGACCTCAACGTGAAAAACCAGCTCGGCCTGACCGCGCTCGATTTCGCCAAACAGTACAAGGAGCCCGATGTCGTCGAAGGGCTGACGGCGCGGCTTCAGCAGATGCAGAAACAGGCCCCGCAGGCGCCCCAGTAA
- a CDS encoding YciI-like protein translates to MHYLLIYDVSSDYLERRAEFRGAHLKLAWAAAERGELHLAGALADPVDMAVLLFEGDSPAVAESFAQADPYVLNGLVTKWRVRPWTTVVGERAATPVR, encoded by the coding sequence ATGCACTATCTGCTGATCTACGATGTGTCGTCGGATTATCTTGAGCGTCGCGCGGAGTTTCGCGGCGCGCATCTGAAGCTCGCATGGGCAGCCGCCGAACGGGGCGAACTGCATCTCGCCGGCGCGCTCGCCGATCCCGTCGATATGGCCGTGCTGCTCTTCGAAGGCGATTCGCCTGCCGTCGCCGAATCGTTCGCGCAAGCCGATCCGTACGTGCTCAACGGTCTGGTCACGAAATGGCGCGTGCGGCCGTGGACCACGGTGGTCGGCGAGCGCGCAGCGACGCCTGTTCGCTGA
- a CDS encoding TatD family hydrolase has product MFVDSHCHINFEGLGDRLPQVLDNMRSHSVTHALCVSVDFETLPSVLDIARSYDNVYASVGVHPDHEDAREPTVAELVELAQHPKVVAIGETGLDYYRLEGRSIDDMEWQRERFRVHIRAAHQTGKPLIVHTRASSADTLRIMAEERASVPGGVMHCFTEPWAVAEQALAQNFYISLSGIVTFKSATDVQDVARRVPLERLLIETDSPYLAPVPYRGKPNEPAYVSYVGRFIAQQREMPDEALAAATSENFFRLFKIPAPAGV; this is encoded by the coding sequence ATGTTCGTCGACTCCCACTGCCATATCAACTTCGAAGGACTCGGCGACCGTCTGCCGCAAGTGCTGGACAACATGCGCTCGCATTCGGTCACGCACGCGCTGTGCGTGTCCGTCGACTTCGAAACGCTGCCGTCCGTGCTGGACATCGCGCGTTCGTACGACAACGTCTATGCGTCGGTAGGCGTGCACCCGGACCACGAGGATGCACGGGAGCCGACAGTCGCCGAGCTGGTCGAGCTGGCGCAGCATCCGAAGGTGGTCGCGATCGGCGAGACGGGGCTTGATTATTACCGCCTCGAAGGCCGCTCGATCGACGACATGGAGTGGCAACGCGAGCGCTTTCGCGTGCATATCCGCGCCGCGCACCAGACGGGCAAGCCGCTGATCGTGCATACGCGCGCGTCGTCGGCGGACACGCTGCGGATCATGGCCGAGGAACGCGCCAGCGTGCCGGGCGGCGTGATGCACTGCTTCACGGAGCCTTGGGCCGTCGCTGAACAGGCGCTGGCGCAGAATTTCTACATTTCGCTGTCGGGCATCGTCACCTTCAAGAGCGCGACGGACGTGCAGGACGTCGCGCGCCGGGTGCCGCTCGAGCGTCTGCTGATCGAAACCGACTCGCCGTACCTCGCGCCCGTGCCGTATCGCGGCAAGCCGAATGAACCTGCGTACGTCAGTTATGTCGGAAGGTTCATCGCGCAGCAGCGCGAGATGCCGGACGAAGCGCTCGCGGCAGCGACCAGCGAGAACTTTTTCCGTTTGTTCAAGATTCCAGCGCCGGCCGGCGTTTGA
- a CDS encoding DNA polymerase III subunit delta' has protein sequence MIYPWQTDDWNRLQQLRAHWPHALLLHGQAGIGKLRFAQHLAQGLLCESALPDGQPCGTCAACTWFKQGNHPDYRIVLPEALAAEAGFTSAAADEKAEKAGADADEGGKKTRTPSKEIKIEQVRALLDFCGVGSHRGGVRVVVLYPAEALNVAAANALLKTLEEPPAGVVFLMVSARIDRLLPTIISRCRQWPMTTPSSQAATAWLAQQGVDDAPGLLAEAGGAPLAALALASDENRPLRDWTLKQLAAGPNCDAFACGETLQKLPVPLVLGWLQRWMYDLLAQSTVGASGTPRYFPAASAALSRCASQADANGFARFMRTVTRQRAVENHPLNARLVFEELFLGYRDLFVQ, from the coding sequence ATGATTTATCCGTGGCAAACCGACGACTGGAACCGCCTGCAGCAACTGCGCGCCCACTGGCCGCACGCGCTGCTGCTTCACGGGCAGGCCGGCATCGGCAAGCTGCGCTTTGCCCAGCATCTGGCGCAGGGGCTGCTGTGCGAATCGGCGCTGCCCGATGGCCAGCCGTGCGGCACCTGCGCGGCGTGCACCTGGTTCAAACAGGGCAATCACCCGGACTACCGGATCGTGCTACCGGAGGCGCTCGCCGCGGAAGCGGGCTTCACCAGCGCCGCGGCCGATGAAAAGGCCGAGAAAGCGGGCGCCGACGCCGACGAAGGCGGCAAGAAGACACGCACGCCCAGCAAGGAAATCAAGATCGAACAGGTGCGGGCGCTGCTGGACTTCTGCGGCGTCGGCTCGCATCGCGGCGGCGTGCGCGTCGTCGTGCTGTACCCCGCCGAGGCGCTGAACGTCGCCGCCGCCAACGCGCTGTTGAAAACGCTGGAAGAGCCGCCCGCGGGCGTCGTGTTCCTGATGGTGTCGGCGCGCATCGACCGGCTGCTGCCGACCATCATCAGCCGTTGCCGCCAGTGGCCGATGACCACGCCGTCGTCGCAGGCCGCCACTGCGTGGCTCGCGCAACAGGGTGTCGACGACGCGCCGGGCCTGCTGGCCGAAGCCGGCGGGGCGCCGCTCGCCGCGCTGGCGCTCGCCAGCGACGAAAACCGCCCGTTGCGCGACTGGACGCTCAAGCAACTGGCGGCCGGCCCCAATTGCGATGCGTTCGCGTGCGGCGAGACCTTGCAGAAGCTGCCCGTGCCGCTCGTGCTCGGCTGGCTGCAGCGCTGGATGTACGATCTGCTCGCCCAGTCCACGGTAGGCGCATCGGGCACGCCGCGTTATTTCCCCGCCGCGTCGGCGGCGCTTTCGCGTTGCGCGTCGCAGGCCGACGCGAACGGTTTCGCGCGCTTCATGCGGACGGTCACGCGGCAACGCGCGGTCGAAAACCATCCGCTCAACGCGCGGCTCGTGTTCGAAGAACTGTTTCTCGGTTATCGCGACCTGTTCGTCCAGTAG
- a CDS encoding BPSL1445 family SYLF domain-containing lipoprotein encodes MQRRNFMLKSTAALAFGTLALAGCTTTKSSGESAATDMSKRQSIDASVDGTMSRLYTTVNGSRELVSKARGILVFPSVLQVGFVVGGQYGEGSLRVGGSTVGYYSTISGSFGLQAGAQSKAIIFLFMTQDSLDKFRSSDGWSVGADASVALVKMGANGAVDTTTATAPVEVFILTNAGLMADVSLAGTKVSKLKI; translated from the coding sequence ATGCAAAGACGAAACTTCATGCTGAAGAGCACCGCCGCGCTCGCTTTCGGAACCCTTGCACTGGCCGGCTGCACCACCACCAAGAGCAGCGGGGAGTCTGCCGCTACGGACATGTCGAAACGGCAGTCGATCGACGCCAGTGTCGACGGCACCATGTCCCGCCTCTACACGACGGTCAACGGCTCGCGCGAGCTGGTTTCGAAGGCGCGCGGCATTCTTGTTTTCCCGTCCGTGCTGCAGGTCGGCTTCGTGGTCGGCGGCCAGTACGGCGAAGGCTCGCTGCGCGTAGGCGGCAGCACGGTCGGCTACTACAGCACGATCTCCGGCTCGTTCGGCTTGCAAGCCGGCGCGCAGTCGAAGGCGATCATCTTCCTGTTCATGACGCAGGACTCGCTCGACAAATTCCGCAGTTCGGACGGCTGGTCGGTCGGCGCCGATGCGTCCGTCGCGCTCGTCAAGATGGGCGCGAACGGCGCCGTCGATACGACCACGGCCACCGCGCCCGTCGAAGTGTTCATCCTGACAAACGCCGGCCTGATGGCCGATGTGTCGCTGGCAGGCACGAAGGTGTCGAAGCTCAAGATCTGA
- the tmk gene encoding dTMP kinase: MARGKFITFEGIDGAGKTTHLSWFRDRLEQKLAPVGRSVVMTREPGGTKLGESLRDILLHQAMDLETEALLMFAARREHLAQVIEPALARGDWVLSDRFTDATFAYQGGGRGLPRDKLEALERWVQGGFQPDMTLLFDVPPETASERRSAARAPDRFESESDAFFTRTRTEYLRRAEEAPYRFDIIDSTRSIAEIQKHLEDLIVSL, from the coding sequence ATGGCTCGGGGAAAATTCATCACGTTCGAGGGCATCGACGGCGCGGGCAAGACCACGCATCTCAGCTGGTTCCGTGACCGGCTGGAGCAGAAGCTCGCGCCCGTCGGCCGTTCCGTTGTCATGACGCGCGAGCCGGGCGGCACGAAGCTCGGCGAATCGCTGCGCGACATCCTGCTGCATCAGGCTATGGACCTCGAAACCGAGGCGCTGCTGATGTTCGCCGCGCGCCGCGAGCATCTCGCGCAGGTGATCGAGCCGGCGCTCGCGCGCGGCGACTGGGTGCTGTCCGACCGTTTTACCGACGCGACCTTTGCTTATCAGGGCGGTGGGCGCGGCCTGCCGCGCGACAAGCTCGAAGCGCTCGAGCGCTGGGTGCAGGGCGGCTTCCAGCCGGATATGACCTTGCTGTTCGACGTGCCGCCTGAAACAGCCAGCGAGCGCCGCAGCGCGGCGCGTGCGCCGGACCGGTTCGAAAGTGAATCGGACGCGTTTTTCACCCGCACCCGCACCGAGTATCTGCGCCGTGCCGAAGAAGCGCCTTACCGGTTCGATATCATCGACTCGACGCGCAGCATTGCTGAAATTCAGAAGCATCTTGAAGATTTGATCGTATCTCTTTGA
- a CDS encoding GNAT family N-acetyltransferase — MTLQYRDATLDDLPAIVAIYNSTVPSRQVTADLEPVSIDSRRAWFEAHGPEKRPLWVVEDAGRVIAWLSFSDFYGRPAYQRTSEVSIYLDEAARGKGLGKKLLAAALEAAPKLGIDTVLGFVFGHNEPSVRLFQAFGFATWGTLPRVAVLDGVERDLVILGKRLDGAQ; from the coding sequence ATGACTCTTCAATACCGCGATGCCACGCTCGACGATCTGCCCGCCATCGTCGCCATCTACAACTCGACCGTGCCGTCGCGGCAAGTCACGGCCGATCTGGAACCCGTCAGCATCGACAGCCGCCGGGCGTGGTTCGAGGCGCACGGTCCTGAGAAGCGTCCGCTGTGGGTCGTCGAAGATGCGGGACGGGTGATTGCATGGCTGAGTTTTTCCGACTTCTACGGACGGCCCGCCTATCAGCGTACGTCCGAAGTCAGCATTTATCTGGACGAAGCCGCGCGCGGCAAGGGGCTGGGCAAGAAACTGCTGGCAGCCGCGCTGGAAGCCGCGCCGAAACTGGGTATCGATACGGTGCTCGGCTTTGTATTCGGCCACAATGAGCCTAGCGTGCGACTGTTCCAGGCGTTCGGCTTCGCAACATGGGGCACGCTGCCGCGCGTCGCCGTGCTGGATGGCGTCGAGCGCGATCTGGTCATCCTCGGCAAGCGTCTGGACGGCGCGCAATAG
- a CDS encoding PsiF family protein: MKIQAALAALALTGLLASPAFAANSQQSKMTDCNKQAGDKKGDERKAFMQTCLSAKPAAAASGPMTQQDKMKMCNKQAADKKGDERKAFMSTCLSNKG; the protein is encoded by the coding sequence ATGAAGATCCAAGCCGCTCTCGCTGCCCTCGCCCTGACGGGTCTGCTCGCGTCGCCCGCTTTCGCCGCGAACAGCCAGCAATCGAAGATGACGGACTGCAACAAGCAGGCAGGCGACAAGAAGGGAGACGAACGCAAGGCGTTCATGCAGACCTGCCTGTCGGCGAAGCCGGCGGCGGCCGCGTCGGGACCGATGACGCAGCAGGACAAGATGAAGATGTGCAACAAGCAGGCGGCCGACAAGAAAGGCGACGAGCGCAAGGCGTTCATGAGCACCTGTCTGAGCAACAAGGGCTGA
- a CDS encoding AAA family ATPase, which produces MLTTLAIANYRSLRDLIVPLARLNVITGANGSGKSSVYRALRLLAVTARGGVIPSLAREGGLQSTLWAGPERFSRAMLAGDTPVQGTRRTEPVNLRLGFAGDEFGYAIDLGLPIPGETQFGLDPVIKRECIWSGPVLRPSALLVDRHGASIRTRDDDGEWQTIPHTVASFDSMMTEFSDPRSAPEMIAVREQIRSWRFYDHFRTDVESPVRLPQIGTHTPVLGDDGADLAAALQTIHEIGDAAALDAAIHDAFPGSRVVITNIEGRFEVTMQQQGLLRALKGAELSDGTLRYLLLVAALLTPRPPALLVLNEPETSLHPDLLPALARLIARASLRSQVIVVSHAARLIAALEREDGSESVVLEKQLGATRIADAESRDLPAWKWPAR; this is translated from the coding sequence ATGCTGACGACGCTCGCCATCGCCAACTATCGCTCGCTGCGCGATCTGATCGTGCCGCTTGCGCGCCTGAACGTGATTACAGGCGCGAACGGCAGCGGCAAATCGAGCGTGTATCGGGCGTTGCGGCTGCTGGCCGTGACGGCGCGCGGCGGTGTGATTCCGTCGCTGGCGCGCGAGGGCGGGCTGCAGTCCACGCTATGGGCGGGCCCCGAGCGCTTCTCCCGCGCGATGCTGGCGGGCGACACGCCCGTGCAGGGCACGCGCCGCACAGAGCCCGTCAATCTGCGGCTCGGTTTTGCAGGCGACGAATTCGGCTACGCAATCGATCTCGGTCTGCCCATTCCTGGAGAAACCCAGTTCGGGCTCGATCCCGTTATCAAGCGCGAATGCATCTGGAGCGGTCCCGTGTTGCGTCCGTCGGCGCTGCTGGTCGACCGGCATGGCGCGTCGATCCGCACGCGTGACGACGACGGTGAATGGCAGACTATTCCGCATACCGTCGCCAGTTTCGACAGCATGATGACGGAGTTTTCTGACCCGCGTAGCGCGCCGGAGATGATCGCCGTGCGCGAGCAGATCCGTTCCTGGCGTTTCTACGATCATTTCAGGACGGATGTGGAGTCTCCCGTGCGCCTGCCGCAGATCGGCACGCACACGCCCGTGCTCGGCGACGACGGCGCCGATCTTGCCGCCGCGCTGCAGACGATCCACGAAATCGGCGACGCGGCCGCGCTCGATGCCGCCATTCACGACGCCTTTCCCGGTTCGCGCGTCGTAATCACCAATATCGAGGGGCGCTTCGAGGTGACGATGCAGCAGCAGGGTTTGCTGCGCGCGCTGAAGGGCGCCGAATTGTCCGACGGTACGCTGCGCTACCTGTTGCTCGTCGCGGCGCTGCTCACGCCCAGGCCACCCGCGCTGCTCGTGCTGAACGAGCCGGAAACCAGCCTGCATCCCGATCTGCTGCCGGCGCTCGCGCGGCTGATCGCGCGGGCGTCGCTGCGTTCGCAGGTTATCGTCGTGTCGCATGCGGCGCGGCTCATCGCGGCGCTGGAACGCGAGGACGGCAGCGAATCCGTCGTGCTCGAAAAACAGTTGGGCGCGACCCGCATCGCCGATGCCGAGTCGCGCGATCTGCCTGCGTGGAAGTGGCCCGCCCGCTAG
- the otsA gene encoding alpha,alpha-trehalose-phosphate synthase (UDP-forming) has product MGRLIVVSNRVATPTETKGSAGGLAVGVFGALKDAGGVWFGWSGDVVSETVANAGPTLDVDGSVTFATTGLTRKDYDQYYRGFSNATLWPVFHYRNDLARYEREEYAGYRRVNAWLAHKLIKLLEPDDIIWVHDYHLIPFAEALRSEGVRNRIGFFLHIPFPAPQILLNIPPHEELVKSLCCYDLLGFQTDNDELAFHDYLRRHARGTVSSDGRAEAFGRQLRTGVYRIGVFPDEIAEQAKRYESRQHVLDLKQSLEGRKLIMSVDRLDYSKGLVERFRAFEALLERSPEWRGNVTLVQIAPPTRSDVTTYQDIRQQLEYEAGRINGKYSGLDYTPIRYLNQQYDRWKLMSLFRESQVGFVTPLHDGMNLVAKEYVAAQNPDDPGVLVLSMFAGAAAELEGALIVNPHDSLGMCDALQRALSMPLDERKRRHDLDMQALRKNDLGVWRDSFLRDLRSVPTPAPLPDSGREGRAQAKKAGRG; this is encoded by the coding sequence ATGGGCCGACTGATCGTCGTGTCGAATCGCGTGGCAACGCCAACGGAGACCAAAGGCTCCGCGGGGGGGCTCGCGGTCGGCGTTTTCGGCGCACTGAAGGACGCGGGCGGCGTGTGGTTCGGGTGGAGCGGAGACGTCGTCAGCGAAACAGTCGCCAACGCCGGGCCGACGCTCGACGTCGACGGCTCCGTGACCTTCGCGACCACGGGCCTCACGCGCAAGGACTACGACCAGTACTACCGCGGCTTTTCGAACGCGACGCTGTGGCCCGTGTTCCACTATCGCAACGACCTCGCGCGCTACGAGCGGGAGGAATACGCGGGCTATCGGCGCGTCAACGCGTGGCTGGCGCACAAGCTCATCAAACTGCTGGAACCGGACGACATCATCTGGGTGCATGACTATCACCTGATCCCGTTCGCCGAGGCGCTGCGATCCGAGGGCGTCAGGAACCGCATCGGTTTCTTCCTGCACATTCCGTTTCCGGCGCCGCAGATTCTGCTGAACATCCCGCCGCACGAAGAACTCGTGAAGTCACTGTGCTGCTATGACCTGCTCGGTTTTCAGACTGACAACGACGAGCTCGCTTTTCACGACTATCTGCGCCGGCACGCACGCGGCACGGTGTCGAGCGATGGCCGCGCCGAAGCGTTTGGCCGGCAATTGCGTACGGGTGTCTATCGGATCGGCGTGTTTCCCGACGAGATCGCCGAACAGGCGAAGCGCTACGAAAGCCGTCAGCATGTACTCGACCTGAAGCAGAGCCTCGAAGGGCGCAAGCTGATCATGAGCGTCGACCGGCTCGATTATTCGAAAGGGCTGGTCGAGCGCTTCCGGGCCTTCGAAGCGTTGCTGGAGCGCTCGCCAGAGTGGCGCGGCAACGTCACGCTCGTGCAGATCGCGCCGCCCACGCGCTCCGACGTCACCACCTACCAGGACATCCGTCAGCAACTGGAGTACGAAGCAGGGCGCATCAACGGAAAGTACTCGGGTCTCGATTACACCCCGATCCGCTATCTGAACCAGCAGTACGACCGCTGGAAACTGATGTCGCTGTTCCGCGAATCGCAGGTCGGGTTCGTCACGCCTCTGCACGACGGGATGAACCTCGTCGCGAAGGAATATGTCGCGGCCCAGAATCCGGACGATCCCGGCGTGCTGGTGCTGTCCATGTTCGCGGGCGCGGCGGCCGAGCTTGAAGGCGCATTGATCGTGAATCCTCATGATTCGCTCGGCATGTGCGACGCATTGCAGCGCGCGCTCTCGATGCCGCTCGACGAGCGCAAGCGGCGCCATGATCTGGATATGCAGGCACTGCGCAAAAACGATCTGGGCGTGTGGCGCGATTCGTTCCTGCGCGATCTGCGCAGCGTCCCCACACCAGCGCCGTTGCCCGATAGCGGCCGCGAAGGGCGGGCGCAGGCAAAGAAGGCGGGACGCGGCTGA